In a single window of the Motilibacter peucedani genome:
- a CDS encoding DUF2550 family protein, whose translation MALGAAGFAWVVARRGRAMARESRVECGFRVMDGSHAGLSRRWRHGAADLDTGYVRFTPFVGGLRFLRRPSVVIELDGIETGEPRRPELREAVFLSPGARVVAVRSSGARLEWALPVERLDWAVAAVDR comes from the coding sequence GTGGCTCTCGGTGCCGCGGGGTTTGCTTGGGTCGTCGCGCGGCGTGGGCGGGCGATGGCCCGGGAGAGTCGCGTCGAGTGCGGATTCCGAGTGATGGACGGATCTCATGCCGGGCTCTCTCGTCGATGGCGGCACGGAGCGGCAGATCTGGACACGGGATATGTCCGCTTCACGCCCTTTGTGGGCGGCTTGCGCTTCTTGCGGCGCCCGTCTGTTGTCATCGAACTGGACGGCATCGAGACAGGTGAACCACGCCGCCCAGAGCTTCGAGAGGCAGTGTTCCTCAGTCCAGGTGCCAGAGTGGTCGCCGTGCGCAGCAGCGGTGCGCGACTCGAATGGGCGCTTCCGGTCGAGCGGCTCGACTGGGCGGTGGCGGCGGTGGATCGCTGA